Proteins from a genomic interval of Rhizobium leguminosarum:
- a CDS encoding DUF982 domain-containing protein gives MISIWDANVELKIDDRHHVIRSAREAVAFLKKSWPDNRSASYTTARKVCLDAANGVVPGAEARAAFEAAAKEAGILRQT, from the coding sequence ATGATCAGCATCTGGGATGCGAACGTCGAATTGAAGATAGATGATCGTCATCACGTCATCAGGAGCGCTCGAGAGGCGGTCGCATTTTTGAAGAAATCCTGGCCCGACAACAGAAGCGCGAGCTACACGACAGCGCGGAAGGTATGCCTGGACGCGGCGAATGGCGTTGTTCCCGGTGCGGAAGCGCGAGCTGCGTTTGAGGCTGCGGCGAAGGAGGCCGGCATCCTGCGACAGACTTAG